The Vigna unguiculata cultivar IT97K-499-35 chromosome 1, ASM411807v1, whole genome shotgun sequence nucleotide sequence aagCTGATTTTAATCTATAAgaaaaacttcatttttttctcctagaagtattaattttatccGATCAGGATTTAAATATGAATCTGTGGGAATATGtattcaaaatttcatgaaCAGATAAATACTGAAAGTAAGGGATCAAACATCCATTACCAAGCTCCGATTTAAACTGCCGCTCTGCTGTGGACAGTGGTTTTTTGTGAGCACAAGGTAAGTTCCTTAATTGTTGCAAGCGCTCTTCCAAAGAATTGTGCATTTGAATAGCACGATCTAACCTTTTCTGTAATATAGCCTCTTTCTTCTCAACGTTCAAAAGTTTCTGCTGTgcttcgcctaagcgagaatgttGGTCATTAATGATTTTATTCAACTGAGGTGCGTGATGCTTGAGCTCCAGGTACACCTATTATGACAAAATGCAATGGAAGAGATCCAACAGTTATTATAAAAAGTCATAGCTCATTTTAGAAATCCCCTATAGAGTACATAGAATATAGAATATAAAACtaatgaattaaattataatgaacTACTTCAATTGACACATTAACATGCAATGTCTATTTTTTCCTAAAGCGATCTTCTAGTGCAAATATATTGCACAAGTAGTCATAAAAAGCATTTTTAAGTTCATTTGAAAGAATTTATAGTCCATTAATTACGCTACCTTCAGCCCtctgtaaaaatattaatgactcTTGGCGTAAGTATTACTTCAGTGCTGGCCAAAATTTGTTAGAGAATACTACTGAATGAGCAAATATGATAAACTACAAAAGGTCAGAATAAGGACTTGGATAAATCAGAATTAAGAAGGACAAGCTGGGACACTATGGTAGTCCTACCTTATGTCCATACTCCACATAAGTTTCATGAAACAGCTTGAAATACTGATGTAATGTTGATCGACCTTCAATAGAATCAGCAGCAACAGAACGCAAACTTGGAGAGGCATGGGGAACAAGTACCTCCTTCGGTCCACTAAGTAGTTCTTTGCTAATTATTGTTGGTATGTCCCTCTCCTTTGATACCCCCTCTGATGAAATGGGTTTCTTCTCCATATCAATGCTTACAGGAAGCAAGAGGTTCCAACTTTTCATCTCAAGCACAACACACTCAAGAGAAAGTGTAATAGCTACAATCCATGAATATCCAAATGAATCCGATAAAGACACAAAGCCACAAAATGAGGGTTCTGAGGAGTATCCACTCTGGCAAGTATTTAACACAGGGTGTACAGACGGTGTCTTCATTGTATCATCCTTGCCATTTGACTGACTTgtaaaaggaagaaaatgtAAAACTATGGAGTCAATCCCTCCATCATGAAGGGAAAATATTCTTTCTGGCATAAGCATATCAATGAACAACGAAATATTATAACCACTTTCTGCTCTTCGTGGCAGAGCCAAATCAACAATAGCCAATCTCAGCAAAGGGGGTGGATTACCCAACCAGGCATTATGATCGACCTTCCCCAGACTGCTGCAGGTAATTGACTCACAAATCATAGCAAGGCCGAGAATTTGGTCATGGGAATCAACACGAAGACGAGGTGGACTACCAACACACCAGACAGGTTGGATTTCATCGGCAAGAGCATCTATTTGCAATTGCCCACCACTCCAGGCAGTCACCAAAATAGAGTCTTTGCTGACTAAATTGTAGAGAAAACTAACTGCACGACCTTCACATTCTGTGCTACAACCAACTGAATCTCCATTTCCATCCTGACCTACTCTTTGCAGAGGTCcctacaaattaaaaaacatgaCATACAATCACATTATGTAACACTGCAACTGATGGAACAATCTGACAGGCACTTTTCCATCTATTGATAACACAGCCGACAAAAGTCTAGTTCATAGTATATGTATACCTGCAAGACAAGAGATGCATCAAACAAAGAATAAGCACGAGCTCTTAGCAAGGACAGGCTGTCTCCTTCAGTATCTTGGTTCTGTAACTCGGGAAATGCTGCTTCTAACCAGGAAATTGCCAACTTTGAATTACTCGCAGCAACAGAGTTGGCTGATATTATTCCAAATGTGTGAGCATCATTGTATATTTCTACCAAAGACTCACATTTGAAGAGACTGGAGAAGCAGAGAAAACAGTCAcggattaaaaaatatatgagtagGTTACAAACATTTTTTAGAAATAACTTCATCTATTATGAAACAACAATCATTAGAAAATGGCCAAAAGACATCAAGGTTTCATTTGGGTAAACAGTATAAGTAAGCAATTATTGAATAAGTTCTTATACAAGTTGTCTCTATAATTGATGACgaaataagttttattattttcatattctcTCTCAGATATTCATAAAAATGCTTATGTCACTATATATGCTTTCTTCAAACGTAACCATAATGCAGGAAGTACTGGTGATATTTCTGCAGTAAAAGAAAGACAGATACAAAACAAAACCAGGAAAATACCTTCCAAATGGCACAACTGGGCAAAGTACATAGATAGCCCCATTactgaacaaaataaaaacctgTTAAGTAgcacaataaataaaatgtttaaaactaATAAGTAATGTCAGTAGATAATGTAAAATGGCAAAAAAAATACTTagtagttaaataaaaataatatcagaACTTACACTAAACCTGTCCCATAAGTGGTCACCCCCAAAAGAAAAATCAACTGGGCACACTGATGAGGCATTTCTAAGTCTACCAGGCTCGACAGGCTGTAAATAATATTCTTGCTCTGGTTGCAAAGGATCCACAGCAAGGTTGAAAAGTCTACAAAGACGAGTTTGCAATTAGAGGGAAACACGACAACATAGCTCAAAGTTGAATAGCGTCTTATCCAACCAAGAAAGAACAGACAtacacaaaataaaacaaaaggcATCAGTacgaaattttgattttaaaacaAGTACACAcctattatatttatatgaccACGGAACGTATTGCGCATGATAAACTAATCCAATCAAATTCcaagaaaatgaaatttaaaacgTAATGACAAAATTTAACTATTAGATATAAGGATGAACAAAATTAGCAAAGACTTAAAATCCAATAGCTcgatgaaatttttattttcttatgacAAATGGGATGGGAGACTATATTAGCTAGGCTTGTTATACTCTCATATTAATGTAGATAATAGCATTAGAAAGACTACGCAATTtaccatgaaattttttaaccTACTACAATACCAAGCTGATATATGTATTCCCTTGTAGGATTGTAGCCTTTCATATTCTAAATTTCAGCATTGCATTTGAAGCCATTCCAACAGCAACATATTTCCAGTCTATCATAAACCGAGATGACCCATTGAATAACCAAAATCTACGCTTTATATATCACACCATAGtaaataatattcaatatcTGACCTCGTTATAAAAATAGCTTACCTGAAAACTGAGTCAGAAGAAAGAATTCCCAAATGAGTATCACTGTAAGGGTGCCATAATGCTTGTAACACCCGAATATCATTGCCACCAGTGGAATACGTCTGAGAACCAACAGTAATAGTCCTGCAATAAGatatccagaaaaaaaaaaaaggttaaaaactCTATGATGACAAGGAAAAGCTCATAACTCCagcaacataaaaaaaaattgcacacCCTCATTATAGTTTACAGTATTGATATGTTGAGAAACCTGAATAGTTTATATACCTAATTGACGCTCTTCCATTCTCTCTATCTCCCTTTtcatcatatcatatcatatctaCCTTTCTTTCCCCTCTATCTCTATCCCTCCCAGGCTATCTAGCTCAAGCAGCACATACGTGTCCCtatatcatttttcatataatttataactatAACTTCTTCCTATACAATGCAACTCAATAGTAAACTTGAAAATCCGATAATCATAACtcgaaaacaataaatatttaagaaaaaactgAGATTATCCGGTAGCAGAGAAAAAGCATATTATAGTAGAAAAGTCAACTTGCAAATGTACCTGCAAATCAAGTTCACGTCATTCTTAGATGCGCGTCCGTAAAGATACATAACAGAGAGCCTTTCGGAACCGAAAAGGAGTATTGCTGTTCCGTTCCTGTTGACGGAGATTTTGTGGACATCGAAATCGAGCTCGGCGTCTGCTTGCAACACCTGTTTCAAATTCCGTAACGAATTAGCATATCATTGGTTTCCGTTTGTACGAAAATCTAAATGctcagagagagagagagataccTTCGAGGGAGAAGAGGCGAGGACGGAAGAAGGATCGGGGTCGCCAAGTCGGAGAGATAGGCGGTGGAGAATGCGGCTGTTCGTGTCCCAGAAGTAGAGGCGCGAGGCTCCGTCCCAGGCCAGGATATTCCGGTAACCGGAAACAGTGGCGCCGCCGTGTGCGGTGAAGAGAGGGTGTTTGGGAAGGGGGACCCACTCGACTTCGTCTTTGGGAGTTTGGGAGCGGCTTGGGCTCGTCTCCGAGCTCGGCTCCAACGTGATTCTCATCGTTGTTGCTGTTTTGTGCTTCGTTCTTTCGTCCTTTGAGTTTTACTTTCACAGTTCGAACCCTTGCTGCTTTTCTTTCCGGCAGGGTGGTTCCTCGATCCGTAAGAACGACGTCGTACCCGCTCTttgcttttgaaaaattgaaactttttttgtTTGTCTTCTGACTTGATTTTGGATTGGAGAGGCCCAAAAGACCGCATCAGCCCTTTGGAGGGGTAATTTCTTTCCCACCCCCATGTTTTCTTACGGTACCCCAAAAGCAAGTCAAAATGTCAAATTTGTCCTCTCTTACCCCCCCTTAGAATCTCCATACTTTCTCCTCCATCTCCACCCCATTTTCTTCCTCCACATCCACTTGCACCctatcttcttcttccacctccAACTCCACCCATTATTTCCCCCTTCCATCtttatcttcatcttcacctTTACCTTCATCCCATCCATTTCTTCCACCTCCACCTCCATCCCCATCATCTTCTTTCTCCTTCATcctaaaaaacattaataagtgtttattaaaataaatagaaagatcataataatataaatccAAGGAAGAGTACGAAAAACAGCAACAAAAAGATAGAatataagttttgaattttataatacatGCACATTCCAGATTATACGATCCATAatgtaaaattacattttaaattgtgCGATTCATAATGTAAATCATTACGGATTATACAATATAAAAGGTAATTTGTCATTACAAACTGTACAGAATATCTACAAATTGCACAATTCGAAACCATATTACAGTAATAATATAAttggaatttaaaaaatatacgtGGTGGTGGAGGAAAATACGAGAGTGCATGAAAAAATTCTCTTTTGGAAGGACTTTTTTCATGaacttttctttacttcttttttcttcttgcatCCCATAAAACTTGTAATTCTCAAACTAAcctcaataaaaatttaataaaacccGTTATATATTTGAACAATCCTTTCAACAACTAAGTGATCCATTTGAAGAACATGAGACTAGTGAAGTAAGTGtcctatcataaaaaaaattatattacatattaagacacaatttttaacaaatttttaagacaatatttatctttttttttatattatttaaactcacacttaaaatttttaataatattttcgtGTAAGTTCCTACCATATTATTTGTCTATTACTTATGTTTTCCTCAAGAAAAAACACTTAAAAGACTCGCtttcaataaataatgaataaaatgatatcaaaatatcaaaacataACTTTCAACTTTACTTTCAATTTACACTTGAACTCATAACACATAATTGTTGTATTTGAATGATAGAAAACAAGGTAAGGTAACCGTTAGAatgatatttgatttttttttaatctgatATGCGATGTTGTTGTTGTACAGATGTTTCTTAGATGTGAGTTATTGCTGGGGCGAAACTAAActagaaaaaagaaacattgtTTGCAAAAAGAATATCTCTCAAGCAACCATACTCCTTATTCAAGTTGTAGTGGgtttagcaaaaaaaaagaaaaaacgttGAAGCAACCATCATGTCATAGAAGATTGTCAAATGAGATTTAGATTAAGGTGGTTAAATTGTTGGACAAAACAAATATTGTTAGAAAATATGCGAGTCTAAACTTAATACTACTATTTTAATACTAGTATTTTATAAGTACTCAATCATTATTTACCTTATGTTTATAAAACGTAGTCTTCCAGAGACTTCATATGATTCTATGTACAGAGATGGAGAAAgatagataatttaataaataattaatttatttgtagttttattttgattatatttttacagAGAAACGTGTAAATATTTATGGAAGGTTATATactaatatttactttttaataaacttaaaggCTTAATCCAAACATGTAGTAACTTAGCTCCAACACCTAACTATTAACTAAACCAATGATTAGTTTTGATACAATTAATTTAGTCTTGTTAtccttataataataataataactttttctcttttaatttacATACATACAAGATTTTCTAAAATGAATGTAAACGACAAGTTTTCTTATTATTGAGAACCAAATAACAAGTTAGGTGCAACAATGATATAGTCAATGATTTTTGGCAAGGGTTAAGCcaagtattaattattaaaaaaataaaaatatgtttccaAGATCAATGTATTTAACTTCATGTAGTATATTACtgattaaaaatcatataaaatttaaattaaacgtaacaaaaaatcaaaaataactCGCTATGATCATTGAGGAAGTTTGGTTTGACAGCGTTTATTCAATGTAAATTCCTGAATAATTTACTTTGTACTACAAACGTTATATATCGATGTCATTCACAACGTGGAgagattaataatttattttatttctgaaCAGGGCTGAAACAAGAATAAAGACACggcaacataaaaaaaataaatagtaatacaAAGTCTAATGAAATTGAAGTGCCtgtaaaaaattatgtatttttctaTGGTCCAGGCTACCCCAGTAAGTCAGTTAAAACCAaacctttatatttattttatgatcgTAACATGATTATTGttttaactactttttttttctttcaaaatttaatttgaaaatgatgTATGAGCGAAAGAAAACgtcaatttaaaaaacaaatatgtaaaAACCCCTCGAAAGCTAAATTAGAAGACCGAGTTAGTGCATCAATTGGTAATGAAGGTCACATCGTAATCAGAATCCAGCACTGACGATGCATTCAGTTGTTTATATATGTACAGAGAAATATATACGAAATAATTGCAAAGGAAGAACATAAAtaccaaaacaaaatacatatacatataaatcgCCAAATATGAAGCTCTATTGCATatattcattataattattaccTAAACACCATTCAACAAATTTATGTATCCTGGTAGCGGTAAACTGACAGTATCCGAGGTTAGAAAGTTAGGTCTCAAGGTTGCCGGTATCCTTTGGATAAACCTGAAAAAtaacagaaataaaaagaaaaaaacacttagatttattttttttttaatttcgaTAATCACTGTTTAATTTagcaaaaaaagttaaatattcgTGATTAAAGAAAGATAATTACCGTAGCAACCCTTGACGCACGCAAAACATATATGATGTGAATAGCTGAAGTTGTTAGTTGACAATCCATAGATGATATATGTACTATAATGTTGGAGCGACACAGTGAGTTCATTTGATTCGTTCTTCCTGAGGAATCTTGGGATACCTGGGATACCCATTTTTGCAAGCTGAAATCTGCAAGAGTGGAAAAAGGTTAATGTGTTGTTGATCAATTTGTATCTGTTTATTCAgataaaaatatgagaatataagaatattgttatcattattatatatgGTATGAGGTAAGCACGTGGGAATAACTTGTTTATGTCGGGTAACTAACTAGGTGAGAGAAACCTTTCTATCAGTAACAGTTGTTAGTGGGGGAACCCCTCAACTTGCAGGGTGCCAACAGGGATGGCAATATTGAAGGCCGTGATCTTAGgtcagagaaaaaaataatagtaatatttaacATCAAAATGAGTTAACGGTTAGGCATAACTCTGCATACGCACATGATCAAATACATATCTAGATATTTGTaaactatataatatattatattatcgaTTTTAGTCATCGATTAAGGGCGGCTATTCTTCAAACACAAGGCTCTGAGGGAGACTTCAAAAGAGGATTCATATCTGCGAGACCAAGTCTTATCTCGATCaaagataagaaagaaaatgattttaataaatagattttaggatccaaaaattttgaacaataatTTGGCATAGACGATTTATTGAGGAGTCCAACATCCACATATGACCACACTTTGTGGCCAATTTCCAACCAGCTCAATTTGGCTGTTTAGAAAAGTCAACGAGCTGTGTTGCCAAagctgaaaataaaaataaaatgcacGACTTAATTTGAATTTTGCTCTTGTGCATTCAAGGGGAGTTGTCAACAAACCAAATTATTGACCTTCCAGAGAGGCGGGGAAAATCAAAACCAACCCTACCATAGTTTTCTGTGCAAGAAAAGTGGTAGAACAAAA carries:
- the LOC114192790 gene encoding nuclear pore complex protein NUP88 isoform X2; this encodes MIFGCYKHYGTLTVILIWEFFLLTQFSDFSTLLWILCNQSKNIIYSLSSLVDLEMPHQCAQLIFLLGVTTYGTGLVNGAIYVLCPVVPFGSLFKCESLVEIYNDAHTFGIISANSVAASNSKLAISWLEAAFPELQNQDTEGDSLSLLRARAYSLFDASLVLQGPLQRVGQDGNGDSVGCSTECEGRAVSFLYNLVSKDSILVTAWSGGQLQIDALADEIQPVWCVGSPPRLRVDSHDQILGLAMICESITCSSLGKVDHNAWLGNPPPLLRLAIVDLALPRRAESGYNISLFIDMLMPERIFSLHDGGIDSIVLHFLPFTSQSNGKDDTMKTPSVHPVLNTCQSGYSSEPSFCGFVSLSDSFGYSWIVAITLSLECVVLEMKSWNLLLPVSIDMEKKPISSEGVSKERDIPTIISKELLSGPKEVLVPHASPSLRSVAADSIEGRSTLHQYFKLFHETYVEYGHKVYLELKHHAPQLNKIINDQHSRLGEAQQKLLNVEKKEAILQKRLDRAIQMHNSLEERLQQLRNLPCAHKKPLSTAERQFKSELDRFKEVELDALHSSVDAVSARLRRHLQASKANQQQKTAGKKIHAVDSQISMLKSSLEKLSLVNTDNSKKVKLVESTLRNKERSSGKESSLPLP
- the LOC114192790 gene encoding nuclear pore complex protein NUP88 isoform X1 — translated: MRITLEPSSETSPSRSQTPKDEVEWVPLPKHPLFTAHGGATVSGYRNILAWDGASRLYFWDTNSRILHRLSLRLGDPDPSSVLASSPSKVLQADAELDFDVHKISVNRNGTAILLFGSERLSVMYLYGRASKNDVNLICRTITVGSQTYSTGGNDIRVLQALWHPYSDTHLGILSSDSVFRLFNLAVDPLQPEQEYYLQPVEPGRLRNASSVCPVDFSFGGDHLWDRFSVFILFSNGAIYVLCPVVPFGSLFKCESLVEIYNDAHTFGIISANSVAASNSKLAISWLEAAFPELQNQDTEGDSLSLLRARAYSLFDASLVLQGPLQRVGQDGNGDSVGCSTECEGRAVSFLYNLVSKDSILVTAWSGGQLQIDALADEIQPVWCVGSPPRLRVDSHDQILGLAMICESITCSSLGKVDHNAWLGNPPPLLRLAIVDLALPRRAESGYNISLFIDMLMPERIFSLHDGGIDSIVLHFLPFTSQSNGKDDTMKTPSVHPVLNTCQSGYSSEPSFCGFVSLSDSFGYSWIVAITLSLECVVLEMKSWNLLLPVSIDMEKKPISSEGVSKERDIPTIISKELLSGPKEVLVPHASPSLRSVAADSIEGRSTLHQYFKLFHETYVEYGHKVYLELKHHAPQLNKIINDQHSRLGEAQQKLLNVEKKEAILQKRLDRAIQMHNSLEERLQQLRNLPCAHKKPLSTAERQFKSELDRFKEVELDALHSSVDAVSARLRRHLQASKANQQQKTAGKKIHAVDSQISMLKSSLEKLSLVNTDNSKKVKLVESTLRNKERSSGKESSLPLP